The following proteins are co-located in the Choristoneura fumiferana chromosome 23, NRCan_CFum_1, whole genome shotgun sequence genome:
- the Rpt1 gene encoding 26S proteasome regulatory subunit Rpt1: MPDHLGDDMRKIKDDKEEPEKEIKSLDEGDIALLKSYGQGQYTKIIKEVEDGIQTVMKRVNELTGIKESDTGLAPPALWDLAADKQTLQNEQPLQVARCTKIINADSNDPKYIINVKQFAKFVVDLADSVAPTDIEEGMRVGVDRNKYQIHIPLPPKIDPTVTMMQVEEKPDVTYSDVGGCKEQIEKLREVVETPLLHPEKFVKLGIEPPKGVLLFGPPGTGKTLCARAVANRTDACFIRVIGSELVQKYVGEGARMVRELFEMARSKKACLIFFDEIDAIGGARFDDGAGGDNEVQRTMLELINQLDGFDPRGNIKVLMATNRPDTLDPALMRPGRLDRKVEFGLPDLEGRAHIFRIHARSMSVERDIRFDLLARLCPNSTGAEIRSVCTEAGMFAIRARRKVATEKDFLEAVNKVIKSYAKFSATPRYMTYN, encoded by the exons atgccTGACCACTTAGGAGACGATATGAGGAAAATAAAAGATGATAAGGAGGAACCagaaaaggaaataaaat caCTCGACGAAGGCGACATAGCATTATTAAAATCCTAT GGGCAAGGGCAATACACTAAGATTATCAAGGAGGTTGAAGACGGTATTCAAACTGTGATGAAGAGGGTCAATGAACTCACTGGTATTAAGGAATCAGATACTGGGCTGGCTCCCCCAGCGTTATGGGATCTTGCTGCTGATAAACAGACCTTACAGAATGAACAACCTTTGCAG GTTGCACGATGCACAAAGATCATCAACGCAGACTCCAATGATCCTAAATACATAATCAATGTAAAGCAGTTTGCCAAGTTTGTGGTGGATTTGGCTGATTCTGTTGCTCCCACAGACATAGAAGAGGGCATGAGAGTGgg TGTGGATCGCAACAAATACCAGATTCACATCCCGTTGCCGCCCAAAATCGACCCGACAGTGACCATGATGCAGGTCGAGGAGAAGCCTGACGTCACCTACAGCGACGTGGGCGGCTGCAAGGAACAGATCGAGAAGCTACGAGAGGTCGTCGAAACTCCTCTCTTGCAT CCTGAGAAGTTCGTGAAGCTGGGCATTGAGCCGCCGAAAGGCGTGCTGCTCTTCGGCCCGCCGGGGACGGGCAAAACGCTGTGCGCTCGTGCCGTCGCCAACCGCACCGACGCCTGCTTCATCAGAGTCATTG GTTCTGAACTGGTGCAGAAGTACGTGGGCGAGGGAGCTCGCATGGTGCGGGAGCTGTTCGAGATGGCTCGCAGTAAGAAGGCCTGTCTTATCTTCTTTGATGAGATCGACGCTATCGGCGGCGCTAG ATTCGATGACGGCGCCGGCGGCGACAATGAAGTGCAACGAACCATGCTGGAGCTGATCAACCAACTGGATGGGTTCGATCCTCGCGGAAACATCAAG GTCCTGATGGCCACCAATCGCCCGGACACCCTGGACCCGGCGCTGATGCGTCCGGGCCGTCTCGACCGCAAGGTGGAGTTCGGTCTGCCGGACCTCGAAGGTCGCGCTCACATCTTCAGGATCCACGCGCGCTCCATGAGCGTCGAGCGGGACATTCGCTTCGACCTGCTGGCTAGGCTGTGTCCCAACTCAACTGGCGCTGAGATCAG GTCGGTGTGCACAGAAGCTGGTATGTTCGCGATCCGCGCTCGCCGCAAGGTGGCCACGGAAAAGGATTTCCTTGAAGCAGTGAACAAAGTCATCAAGAGCTACGCCAAGTTCTCCGCCACGCCTCGCTACATGACTTACAACTAA